The sequence below is a genomic window from Sphingobacterium sp. ML3W.
GGATTAAACAAACTGTAGAAGAGCGAGAAAAATTAGTCCAAGAACTGCAGAAACTAGAAATGGTGCAGCACATCACTCCTTCAGATGCTAATTTTATTTTAGTGAAATTGGACGATCCCAAAGGCGTATATGCACATCTAGTAGCGCACGGAATCATTGTCCGTGATCGGTCAAAAGTAGAGCTGTGTGAAGGATGCCTTCGTATTACAATCGGTACGCCAGCTGAAAACCGTATATTATTAGAAAAATTAACCACAATCAACATATAAAAGAATGCCTAATCAGCTTAAACGTGTATTGTTTATCGACCGCGATGGTACTTTAATTTTAGAACCAGAGGATCAACAAATTGATTCTTTTGCTAAACTTAAATTTTACCCAGGTGCATTGCAATACCTTCCACGCATTGCCAAAGAATTGGATTTCGACTTAGTTTTAGTTTCTAATCAAGACGGTCTGGGGACAGATGTACATCCGGATGAGAAATTTTGGCCAGTTCATCAATTTATTGTAGACACATTTGCCGCCGAAGGAGTTCTTTTTTCTAAAGAGCATATCGATCGCACATTTCCACATGAAAATGCTGCAACACGAAAACCAGGAATTGGTATGTTGTTGGATTATTTCGATCCTTCGAAATACAATTTAGCGCAATCTTTTGTCATCGGTGACCGTGTGAACGATGTAAAATTGGCTCAAAATTTAGGTGCAAAGGCTATTTGGTTGCGTAATAACGACGGATTAGGTGCTTTGGAAAATGTACAGATTGAAGCTGATACAATAGGTTTGGAAACAACCGATTGGAAATCCATCTATGAGTACTTGAAATTGGGAACGCGTACAGGTGAACACCACCGCAAGACCAACGAAACGGATATCTATATCAAATTGAATTTAGACGGTTCTGGAAAAGCAGATATTGATACAGGTTTACCATTTTTTGACCATATGCTTGATCAAATTGCCCGTCACGGTGCGATAGATCTAACAGTTAAGGCAAAGGGTGATTTACATATTGATGAGCATCATACTATTGAAGATACGGGTATCGCATTGGGTGAAATATTCCTAAAAGTATTGGGAGACAAACGTGGAATTGAGCGTTATTCTTATACCTTGCCCATGGATGATTGTTTAGCGCAAGTGGCATTGGATTTTGGAGGCCGCAATTGGATTGTTTGGGATGCTGAATTTAAACGAGAGAAAATTGGTGATATGCCAACGGAAATGTTTTTCCATTTTTTCAAATCATTTTCCGATGCCTCTAAGTCAAACTTAAACATCAAGGCCGAAGGCGATAATGAACATCACAAAATCGAGGCGATATTCAAAGCTTTTGCCAAATCAATCAAAAAAGCAGTTCGCCGAGATGCTGACAATATGGAGTTGCCCAGTACAAAAGGAGTATTGTAGATAATAGATTGGAGACGATAGATTATAAAAAACAATGATAGGAATTATAAATTACGGCGCTGGTAATATTTTTTCACTGACCGCAGCTTTAGATCGGGTTGGACTCACCTATGGTATGGTCAATACTGTTGAAGAGCTCGATCAGTATGATCGTATCATTATTCCTGGTGTAGGGCATGCAGGTGCCGCAATGGAAAAGTTGCGTGCTTCTGGTTTAGCAGAATGTATTCATACCATTCAAAAACCTGTATTGGGTATTTGTGTCGGGATGCAGCTATTGACTGATTTTTCCGAAGAAGGAAATGCGGATCTATTGGGTATCGTACCCTTGAAAACCTTGCACTTTGATAAAAAAATCAAAGGGAAGGTTCCACATATGGGATGGAACAGCGTTACGATTAGAAATGACAATCCATTATTCAGCAATATAGAAGATAATGCTTATTTTTACTTTGTGCATTCCTATTTCATTGAGTATGACAAGGAATACACCGCAGCGATGTGTGACTATGGATTGCCATTTTCGGCGGCTATAGCAAAAGGGAATTTCTACGGTGTGCAATTTCATCCCGAGAAATCTGGTCAAGCTGGTGAGCAGTTATTAGTGAATTTTTCAAAATTAAGTTAGAAATAAAAAAACAGTTTACAATGTATATTATACCCGCTATTGACGTATTAGATAAGAAGGTTGTTCGTCTGAGAGAAGGAAACTACGATGATGTCACTACTTATGAAATCAGTTTAGAAGAGCAGATCGAGAAGTATCATGCAAATGGTACTGAATTGGTACATATCATTGACCTGAATGGTGCAAAAGGTGATTTTAGTAACCAAGAATATTTATTCGACATCATTCAAAAAACAGAAATGAAAATCCAATACGGTGGCGGAGTTCGCAGTATTGATAAAGTCAAAGAACTCGTTGATGCAGGTATTTACCGCGTTATCGTAGGTACACAAGCGATCACTAACCCATCTTTCTTAGAAGAGTTGAGCATCTTGAATGAAGGTAAAGTCAAATACGCAGATCATATCGTGATTGCGATTGATGTGTTGGACGAAGTGATTAAATATTCGGGTTGGTTAGAATCTTCGCCAATTAAATTAATTGAATATATTGACAAATGTCTTGCTTTAGGATTTTACCGTTTCTTATGTACAGACATCAGCAAAGACGGTAAATTAGGTGGTGCTGGAGTTGAGCTTTACAAAAAGTTGTTGGATCATTCTCCAATTATCAAATTAATTGGTTCTGGAGGTATTAGTTCTATGGAAGATATCAGCAACTTAAAAGCATTGGGTTCTATGGAATCTGTAGTTGTTGGGAAAGCCATCTATGAAAATAGAATATCAATTGAAGAAATTAAAGATTGGAATTTGAAATCGTTAATTAACTTCTAAGGATGTTGGCAAAACGTATAATTCCTTGTCTCGATGTTAAAGATGGGCGTACCGTAAAGGGCGTCAATTTTGTTGACCTACGCGACGCTGGAGATCCGGTTGAGTTGGCATGGCAATACTCCGAACAAGGAGCAGATGAATTGGTTTTTTTAGATATTGCGGCAACACACGAAGGACGTAAGACAACCATAGACTTAGTAAAATCTGTAGCCCGTCAAATCAATATTCCATTTACTATCGGAGGTGGGATCAATGAAATGAAAGATGCAGAGGCCTTGTTGAATGCAGGAGCAGATAAGATATCAATCAATTCAGCTGCTGTTCGCAATCCACAATTGATCAATGATCTTGCTGCCGCATTTGGGGCACAATTTGTTGTTGTTGCCATCGATACGCGTTATTTAGAAGGGCAAAACTTTGTTCATTTAAGTGGAGGGCGAATCAAAACGGATATCAAGACGGAAGATTGGGTTCTCGAAGCGCAAGAAAGAGGTGCAGGGGAGATATTATTGACTTCCATGGATCACGATGGTACGAAGAACGGATTTGATAATGGCCTTTTGAAAAAGATAAATGACTCCATTCATATTCCATTGATCGCTTCAGGTGGAGCAGGTAATCAACAACATTTTGTCGATGTATTTCAACAAGCACATGTTGATGCCGCCTTGGCAGCTTCGGTATTCCATTATGGTGAAATACTGATTCCAGAATTAAAGAATACACTACGTAGTAACGGCATTGTCGTACGTTAGAAGGTTAGATAGTTAAGAAGTTAGAAGGTTAGAAGGGCTTGCTATAGTGAGTCAAAAGCTATCAGGCTTCTACACAAGATAAAAATAGAAATGTTAGATTTTTCAAAAAGTGACGGACTTGTCCCTGTGATCGTGCAAGACGCCCAAACATTAGAGGTGTTGATGCTCGGCTATATGAACGAAGAGGCATGGCAAAAAACACAAGCTGAGAAGCGTGTTACTTTTTTTTCAAGAAGTAAAAATCGTTTATGGACAAAGGGCGAAGAAAGTGGAAACTTTCTAGAAGTCGTTGGTCTGCATATTGATTGCGATAAAGATACTGTACTGATTAAAGCTAGGCCTGTTGGCCCAACTTGTCATACCGGTAGTCGCAGTTGTTTTGATACCGATTACAATCAGAATTTCCTGTTGCAGTTGGAACAAATTATCAAAAACCGTTACGAATTTCCTGCCGATGAATCATACGTGAATCGTTTACGCTCGAAGGGAATCAATAAGATAGCACAAAAAGTTGGTGAGGAAGCAGTGGAAACTGTAATTGCAGCGTTGACGGAAACTGAACACGACTTTATCAATGAAACCTCGGATTTGTTTTTTCATCTCTTGGTATTACTACGAGAGAAAGGTATTTCATTGGAAACTATCGCAAAAAACCTCGAAAGCAGACATCAATAGGAAATCCTCGGTTTTCCTATTCCATAAAAAATTGCCGTATATTTCTTCCATAACATGCTCAAAAAGCAGTGGTAAAATAAGTAATTGAGCAGCTTTCTGGTTTGCTTTTTTTAAACATTTGACAATAGACAGATTTACTATATAGCACATCGCGATGGTATATATAGTAAATTTATCTAAGTTTGTATACGGCAATTTTTTATTATGGATAAATTTGAAATAGAACTAGCAGCAACTTTAAAGGGACATCAAAATCCAATCTTCACCTTGGAGAAAGGATACTTCCCCAATACGTTTTTCTCTGGGGGAAATGATAAAGGTGTTGTAGAATGGGATTTGGAAAAGAAAACATTCAAACGTATTCTCTGTGCAGTCAGTTCTTCCATTTACGCTTTACATTTAATTCCAAATACTTCTTATTTGGCCATTGCTCTTCGGGAAGGAAAAGTTATGATAGTGGATGTCGAACATCAAAAATTGGTTGCCAATCTAGAGGTTTCCAATAAAGCAATCTTTGCTCTTCAAAGTATTCCGACTAAGAACGAATTGGTAGCAGTAGGAGAGGATGGTATTGCCAGCGTATGGTCTCTGGCAGATTTCAAAAAGATCTATGAATTTGCTATTTCTTCCAATACGATACGGACGATAGCCTTATCCCATGATCAAAAGAAAATTGCATTCGGGGACAAAAATGGAGACTTGTTCTTGTTCTCTGCAGAAGATTACCATTTTCTTTTAGCCAATCAGAAGCACACTATGCCCATAACGAGCCTAATCTTCTCTCGGGACGACCTTCAGCTGTTAAGTGGAGCAAGAGACGCTGCTCTAAAAGTATCTGATGTAGCGACTTTAAAAGAGCAATTTGGATTCGTGCCCCATATGTTTACCGTATATGGTATTTATCCACATCCCAAATATCCAATATTTGCAACCGTGAGTCGGGACAAAACAATCAAAATCTGGGATGAGGAGGATTATGCGTTATTAAAAGTAATCAGTCGCGATAAGTTTTTCGATTCCCATACTTTATCCATCAATACAGGTCTTTGGGTTGGAGAAGATCCATATCTTTTAACAGCAGGTGATGATAAATTGATTAAAGTCTGGAAGATGACCATGTCTTAAATATGTATGATGCATTAAGACAGCAACGACACTATTTCCGTTAGGTATTGTGCATCTATCGTATCAAAAGCATTCAGCTCATCGCTGTCAACATCCAAGATACCGATGATGTTGCCATTTTTATAGATAGGGATAACAATTTCTGATTTTGATATTGAGCTGCAGGCGATATGTCCAGGAAATTCGTCTACATTCGGTACGATAATCGTTTTATTTTCTTTCCAGGCAGTTCCACAAACCCCACGTCCATATTGGATCCGCGTACATGCCACAGGACCTTGAAAAGGAGCGAGTACCAATTGATCGTCTTCAATCAGGTAAAATCCTACCCAAAAGAAATCGAACTGTTCTTTCAATGCTGCAGCAATATTTGCAAGGTTAGCTATTTGATTTGTCTCACCAGTGATCAAACCCTTTATTTGCGGAACCAGGTTCACATATTGTTCTGCTTTGGTTCCCTTGTTGATTGTTAAATCTTCTGCCATAAAAAAAGCGCTATTATGCTGTCCAAAGTTAACAGAATAATAGCGCTATTAAAAAATAAATAATTTTCTTACAGTTTCTTTAAAGCCATTTTAATCATGCCTTCCACCGTGAGGTTAGGGTCTGTTTGAACAACGGTATTTAAGACTTTTTCAGCAGTAGCTTTATTAAAGCCTAACATCACTAGTGCTGATAGTGCTTCGTCTGGTATGGACTGTGCCATAGGAATCGTTGACAAGGAATCTACGCCCTGTTTTTTCAACTTATCCTGTAGCTCCAAAATCAAGCGTTGTGCTGTTTTAGGACCTATTCCTTTTATTTTCTGAATCAAAGCAACCTGACCATTCACGATGGCCGATTGTATTTCTTCAGGGGTATTGGATGAAAGAATCATACGACCTGTATTGGGACCAATACCAGAAACCAAAATCAGGTTTTCGAATAATTTCTTTTCTCCTTCAGTTGCAAAACCATACAACGTATGTGCATCTTCTCTTACCTGAAAAGAGATGAATAGCTTACACTGCTCCTGGTCTTTAATTAAGGAAAAAGTATTTAAGGAAATGTGGATATAATAGCCAATCCCACCCACATCGAGAACGACGTGAGTAGGAGCTTTATGTGCTAATTTCCCATTAAAATATGCATACATATGGATATGGAAAAGTAATTAGTTACCTTGTTTTTCGTAAGATTGAACGTCTACAACAGCGATAGTCACCATATTCACGATTTCGCGAACTGAACTATCCAATTGCAATACGTGAATAGGTTTGTTCATACCCAATAGAATTGGACCTACAGCCTCAGCATCACCTACCTCTTGCAATAATTTATATGCAATATTTCCAGACTCTAAATTCGGGAATACCAACGTATTTGCAGGTTGTCCTTTCAAAGTACTGAATGGGAAGTTTGCTTCTAGCAATTCGCTATTAAGGGCGAAGTTTGCTTGTAAATCACCGTCAGCAACAATTTCAGGATGCTCTTTGTGTACGATTTTAATCGCTTCACGTACTTTTGTTGGTGTATTTCCTTCGTTAGAACCAAAGTTAGAATAGGAAAGTAAGGCAATACGTGGACTCACGTTCATTCTTCTGACAGCTTTATCTAACAATACGGTGATATCTGCTAATTCTTTTGCAGAAGGCTCTTTGTTGACTGTTGTGTCTCCTAAGAATATCGGACCTTTTTTCGTCAACATCATGTACATCCCCGCAATACGACTACCTTCTTTAGCTCCAATAACATGGATGGCAGGCTTGATCGTGTTCGCATAGTTTTTCGTCAAACCAGAGATTAACGTATCTGCATCTCCAAATTGTACCATACTTGCTCCGAAGTAATTGCGGTCAATTAAAAGCTTTTTAGCATCTAATTTTGAAAGACCACGACGTTGTCTTTTAACAAATAAATGGTCGACATATTGATTTACACGTTCCGAATCTGCTTCTTCAAAAGGGTCGATGATTTGCACACCGCTCAATTCAAAACTATATTCAGCAATTAAAGCATTGATTTTAGCTTTCTTACCTAGTAAAATTGGAACTGCAATACCTTCTTCTTTTACGATTTGCGCAGCACGAAGTGTTTTATAATTATCCGCTTCAGCAAATACAACACGCTTAGGATTGCGTTTTGCTGCCATGGTCAAATTACGCATGATAGCATCATCCTGACCTAATCTTTTACGAAGTGTTTCTCTATATTTATCCCAATCTTCAATGGTATGTTTCGCCACACCAGATTCAATTGCAGCTTTTGCTACCGCTACCGAAACTTCTGTGATCAAACGTGGGTCATTCGGTTTTGGAATAATGTAATCTGCGGAGAATTTAAGGTTACTCGTATTATAAGCTAAGTTGACTTCTTCTGGAACAGGTTGTTTAGCAAGATCGGCAATGGCTTTAGTAGCCGCTACTTTCATCTCTTCATTGATTACTGTTGCACGTACGTCCAAAGCACCACGGAAGATATAAGGGAAGCCCAGTACATTGTTTACTTGGTTCGGATAATCCGAACGGCCTGTACCCATGATTACATCGTTACGCGTAGCTAGCGCTAAATCGTAATCAATTTCTGGATTAGGGTTTGCCATCGCCAATACAATCGGTTGGTTGGCCATAGTCAATAACATCTCAGCAGTCAAGACATCAGCAGCTGAAAGCCCGATGAATACATCAGCAGCATCTACCGCATCAGCAAGCGTACGGATATCACGATCCGTAGCATACATCGCTTTCATCGTATCCAATGTCTCTCGGTCACGACGGATAACACCTTTGCTATCCAACATGACGATATTTTCTTTTTTTGCACCTGCTGCCACATACATACCTGTACATGAAATAGCAGCTGCACCAGCACCATTCACAACGATTTTCACATCCTCAATCTTTTTACCGATCAATTCACATGCGTTGATCAAAGCTGCACAAGAAATAATGGCCGTACCATGTTGGTCATCGTGCATCACTGGAATATTCATTTCCTCTTTTAGACGTCTTTCGATTTCAAAACACTCTGGTGCTTTAATATCTTCCAGGTTGATTCCTCCAAAAGTAGGTTCCATTGCCTTTACGATATTGACGAATTCATCAACATTCTTGGTGTCAAGTTCGATATCAAAAACATCGATATCAGCAAAGATTTTAAATAACAAACCTTTACCCTCCATCACAGGCTTACCAGCTACAGCTCCGATATCACCAAGACCTAATACTGCGGTACCATTACTAATTACTGCAACTAAATTACCTTTTGCGGTATATTTATAAGCGTCTTCATTATTTGCAGCGATAGCTAAACAAGGTTCAGCAACCCCTGGTGAATAAGCTAGCGATAAGTCTCTTTGAGAATTTGTTGGCTTAGTGGGCACAACTGCTATTTTACCAGGTCTACCCTTTGAGTGGTAGTCTAATGCTGCTTGTTTACGATTTACATTACTCATTTTAATTCTTATTATATAGTGCTAGTTTGTTCAACTTAGGTTACAAATGTATCATTCTTTTTTTGAGAAAGAAACGATAAATAGTCAAAAATTTATTCTGAAGTGTCAATTTATTTGAGGACGTCCAACAGTGTGAACATACGATTGCGCATCGCACTACTGGACCCCGAGTAGTTGTTTATCAAAAGAGCGAATGTGAATTTTTCACCAGAGCTATTTTGATGGATACCAGTATAGCCCAAGGCCCCGTTAATCGTACCACTTTTCATTTTCATGTTATTGTATTCAGGTAAGCTTTTGTAAAATTCCGGAAACCACGATTGCGATTGTGCATACTGCATGATTTTCGCCATTGCAGCAGTGGTGACACGATTCTGGGGAGATAGCCCCGATCCATCTTGATTATTGAGTTCGCTACTACTGATCTGCAATTTATTCTCCCAATATTTCTGTATCAAGGAAGTTCCTTCATTTGTTTCTGTTTTTTGAGCCGTCTGATAGGCAATTGCTTTTACTAACGCTTCGCCATAGAGGTTGATACTTTTCTGATTAAACCAATAGATGATGTTCGCTAAGTCGGGCGATTCATGCGTATCCAAAAGTTGTTTCGCAATATTTGTCGATGCGATAGCTTTGCCGTTGCTGGGTGGTTCAGCAGTTTTGATGCCCACATGTGATAAAGCCTTTGACAGTTGAAAGGCAACATCATAGGCCGGGTCAGGTACGGAAATTTCGATCGTTTTTTTGAGGTCCAATCCGTATGTTCCCCTGATGTAGATATTAGAAGCATAGGGGCCTGAATACGCATACACATTATCTCCTGATCCATTTTTACCGGTAGAAACTTCATTGACGATTTTTAGATAAGAAAGATCTGCTGTCAATTTTTCGATTGTAGCAGGTTTACCAATCGTGCTGTTCGGATTGAATACCACACCAACGGCATTTTCGCGCCAATTTAACGAAGATATGCCAGCTCCATAATAGTTGCCGATATCTGACCAGATCCATCCACCTGGGACTTGATAACCCCCATATCGGCTATCGTCGCCAATAATACGTCCTTGGATTTCTTTAATGCCTGCACTTTGGATCGTATAGATCCATTTGTTTAGCAATTGTTCTTCTTGCGATTCAGGATAACGGTTGCTACCTAAGGTAGGATCTCCGCTTCCTTCGATGATAATATCGCCATGTAATACGCCACCAGCTTGAATAGATCCGGTATAATATAAATTGGTTTTAAATTTAAAATCCTTCCCCAAAATATCGAACGCCGTTGCTGCGGTGATAATTTTCATTGTCGATGCCGTTGCTAAGCCGACTTGTTGGTTCTGTTGGAAAATGGGCTCTCCGGTATTGGCATTCAATACCGTCAATGAAACTGTCCCATTTTTTAAAGCTGGGTCTTTTTCAAACTGACGATAAGCTTCTTCAATTTTGCTTTTGGAGGTTGATTGTGAAAATGTAGGTGTACTGCATAGGGGTAATATAAATATACTAAGAAGGGTAAAGGTTGCACTGATTTTCATTAATTATAATCTTTCTGTTTTCATAAAGATACTGTTGTTTGGTCAAAAGTGTTTAATATGAAAGTCAAAAGTTAGCATTTATACCCTACTTACTTCTTGAAATTTTCCTAACTTGCATGATAAAATTAGAGAAACAATGACGCATTCAGAAAAATTAGCGGCAATAAGAAGTTTGATGAAAGACCAAGGTGTCGATGGTTATATTATCCCTTCTTCTGATCCACATATAAGTGAATATTTACCAGAACGTTATAAATGTATCGCATGGACCTCCGGCTTTACAGGTTCGGCAGGTACGTTGGTCATTACACAAGACTTTGCAGGTTTATGGACCGATACACGCTATTTTGTTCAAGCAAATGAACAATTGGCAGGAAGCGGGTTTGAATTGGTAAAATTAAAAATACAAGGTAATGCGGAATATGCAGATTGGTTGGGAGAGCATCTACCTCAAGGAGCAAAGGTTGCATTTGATGGTAATCTAGCATCTTTGTTAGTCGCGCAATCTGTTCAACAAATTTTGAATCCACTTGATATCGTTGTTGATGGACATGTGGACCTGTTAACCACCTTATGGGAAGGCAGACCTTCATTACCTTTAGAAAAAGCATATTTATTAGCAGACAGTACAACGGGTCAGTCGACCGCATCCAAATTAGCGGCGGTTCGTGCCATTCTTGCTAAAAATAGAGCTCAAGCGCATCTCGTTTCTTCACTAGATGATTTAGCTTGGTTATTGAATATTCGTGGTCGCGATGTTCCATGTAATCCGGTAGTTCTTGGTTTTGTTTATATTACTGCAGATGAAGCTATTTTATATATCGAACCAAGCAAGCTAGAAGCAGCTACCGTAGCAAGCCTAAAAACTTCTGGTGTGGAGGTGAAACCTTATGCGGAAGTATATGCACAAGTGAGCAAGCTCGCAGTATCATCCATTTTGATTGATCCGAAGCGCACTTGCTTTGCTATTTATGACTCCATCCCATCGGAAGTAAACATTATAGAGAAGATCAATCCATCGACTTCATTGAAAGCGATTAAAAATGAAGTTGAGATTGGCCATACACGCGAAACCATGATCAATGATGGGATAGCGATGACAAAATTCTTTAAATGGTTGGAAGCGGCAGTACCTCAGGGTAATCAATCTGAAGTTTCGATTGCAGCAAGATTGCAAGAATTTAGAGAGGAACAACCCGGTTTTAACGATATCAGTTTCAATACCATTGCAGGGTATTTAGATCATGGTGCATTGCCCCATTATTCGGCTACTGAAGAAAGCAATTACGAATTGAAATCAAAAGGTCTTTTACTTGTAGATTCTGGCGGTCAATACCAGACCGGTACGACGGACATCACGCGTGTGGTTTCACTAGGAGCGATTACGCAGGAAGAGAAAGAAGATTATACGATCGTATTGAAAGGTACGATTGAAGGTAGCCAAGCGATTTATCCACAAGGATCAAAAGGATATCAGATTGATGCAATCACAAGACGTTCGATTTGGGCTACTTTACGTAACTACGGGCATGGAACAGGACATGGTGTCGGTTTCTTCTTGAACGTACATGAAGGGCCGCAGACATTCAACTCCGCTAATATTGATGTTGCTATTGAGGCTGGAATGATCAGTTCGATCGAGCCGGGATTATACCGCGAAGGAAAACATGGTATCCGTATCGAAAATTTGGTTTTATCTAGAAACGCAGCATCTTCTATATTTGGTGATTTCATGGATTTTGAGACCTTGACCATTTGCTATATTGCTACGGATCTTGTTGACAAAACATTATTGGACCAACAGCATATTGATTGGTTGAACCAGTACAACCAATGGGTATTCGAGAAACTCGAAGGCCGTTTAAATGAAGAGGAAAAAGCATGGTTGAAAAATAAGACTAAAGCGATCTAAATACGTTTTAAACCCTATAAAAAGAGGCAGGAGGTCATAAGATTTCCTGCCTCTTTTTATAGGCTTGGTTTGCTGTCACGTTTTAAATTAATTAAAATTAATGCTATTTTTGTTGAAAGACCAAATGATAATCATGCGTAAAATCCTACTATTAAGTTTTATTTTTTTGTATTCTTTTGTGGCATTAGCACAGAAGAACTTAATTCCGATGCCTCAGCATTTGGAGCTATTACCACAGGGTGCATTTCCATTGAAAGGAAATCTATCCCTAGCATCAAATACATTTGAGCCACAAGCGAAATATCTGGCCAATGAATTAGAAAGTCTGTTAAAGGTTAACGTTAACTTAAAGAAATCCGGAACGATTCGATTTCAAAAAATATCCCATACGGTTGCCGAGCAACATGATTATTACGAGTTGAAAATCGATGCTAAGGGCATCATCATTTCAGCAACCAGCGAGAGTGCGGCATTCTATGCTGTCCAAACGTTGTTACAACTTGCCGAAGAAAACCAAATCACAGGAAGTATTCCTGCTTTAGAAATAAAGGATTATGCAAAATTTACCTATAGAGGAGCGCACCTGGATGTCTGTAGGCACTTTTTTACTGTAGATGAGGTTAAGTTGTTTTTGGATTACCTGTCGCGTTACAAATTGAATAAATTCCATTGGCATTTGACGGATGATCAAGGCTGGAGAATAGAAATAAAAAGTCATCCGAAGTTAACTTCTATTGGAGGGTATCGTGCGGTAACGGAAGATGTGAAAGATTCTAAATTGACTAAAGACGGTCGTTATGGTGGTTTTTACACACAAGAACAAATCAAGGATGTTGTTGCCTATGCCAAGAAGCTACAAATTGAGGTCATTCCTGAAATAGAGATGCCGGGTCATGCTCAAGCGGCATTGGCTGCATATCCAGAGCTTTCTTGTACTGGTGGACCATTTCAAGTGGGGACGTCCTGGGGCGTTATGGATGATATCTATTGTCCAAAAGAAGAGACTTTTGCTTTACTAGAAGATATCATCGATGAGGTGATCACGTTATTCCCAAGTCAC
It includes:
- the hisB gene encoding bifunctional histidinol-phosphatase/imidazoleglycerol-phosphate dehydratase HisB, translating into MPNQLKRVLFIDRDGTLILEPEDQQIDSFAKLKFYPGALQYLPRIAKELDFDLVLVSNQDGLGTDVHPDEKFWPVHQFIVDTFAAEGVLFSKEHIDRTFPHENAATRKPGIGMLLDYFDPSKYNLAQSFVIGDRVNDVKLAQNLGAKAIWLRNNDGLGALENVQIEADTIGLETTDWKSIYEYLKLGTRTGEHHRKTNETDIYIKLNLDGSGKADIDTGLPFFDHMLDQIARHGAIDLTVKAKGDLHIDEHHTIEDTGIALGEIFLKVLGDKRGIERYSYTLPMDDCLAQVALDFGGRNWIVWDAEFKREKIGDMPTEMFFHFFKSFSDASKSNLNIKAEGDNEHHKIEAIFKAFAKSIKKAVRRDADNMELPSTKGVL
- the hisH gene encoding imidazole glycerol phosphate synthase subunit HisH; the encoded protein is MIGIINYGAGNIFSLTAALDRVGLTYGMVNTVEELDQYDRIIIPGVGHAGAAMEKLRASGLAECIHTIQKPVLGICVGMQLLTDFSEEGNADLLGIVPLKTLHFDKKIKGKVPHMGWNSVTIRNDNPLFSNIEDNAYFYFVHSYFIEYDKEYTAAMCDYGLPFSAAIAKGNFYGVQFHPEKSGQAGEQLLVNFSKLS
- a CDS encoding HisA/HisF-related TIM barrel protein — encoded protein: MYIIPAIDVLDKKVVRLREGNYDDVTTYEISLEEQIEKYHANGTELVHIIDLNGAKGDFSNQEYLFDIIQKTEMKIQYGGGVRSIDKVKELVDAGIYRVIVGTQAITNPSFLEELSILNEGKVKYADHIVIAIDVLDEVIKYSGWLESSPIKLIEYIDKCLALGFYRFLCTDISKDGKLGGAGVELYKKLLDHSPIIKLIGSGGISSMEDISNLKALGSMESVVVGKAIYENRISIEEIKDWNLKSLINF
- the hisF gene encoding imidazole glycerol phosphate synthase subunit HisF, whose product is MLAKRIIPCLDVKDGRTVKGVNFVDLRDAGDPVELAWQYSEQGADELVFLDIAATHEGRKTTIDLVKSVARQINIPFTIGGGINEMKDAEALLNAGADKISINSAAVRNPQLINDLAAAFGAQFVVVAIDTRYLEGQNFVHLSGGRIKTDIKTEDWVLEAQERGAGEILLTSMDHDGTKNGFDNGLLKKINDSIHIPLIASGGAGNQQHFVDVFQQAHVDAALAASVFHYGEILIPELKNTLRSNGIVVR
- the hisIE gene encoding bifunctional phosphoribosyl-AMP cyclohydrolase/phosphoribosyl-ATP diphosphatase HisIE, which codes for MLDFSKSDGLVPVIVQDAQTLEVLMLGYMNEEAWQKTQAEKRVTFFSRSKNRLWTKGEESGNFLEVVGLHIDCDKDTVLIKARPVGPTCHTGSRSCFDTDYNQNFLLQLEQIIKNRYEFPADESYVNRLRSKGINKIAQKVGEEAVETVIAALTETEHDFINETSDLFFHLLVLLREKGISLETIAKNLESRHQ
- a CDS encoding WD40 repeat domain-containing protein, whose product is MDKFEIELAATLKGHQNPIFTLEKGYFPNTFFSGGNDKGVVEWDLEKKTFKRILCAVSSSIYALHLIPNTSYLAIALREGKVMIVDVEHQKLVANLEVSNKAIFALQSIPTKNELVAVGEDGIASVWSLADFKKIYEFAISSNTIRTIALSHDQKKIAFGDKNGDLFLFSAEDYHFLLANQKHTMPITSLIFSRDDLQLLSGARDAALKVSDVATLKEQFGFVPHMFTVYGIYPHPKYPIFATVSRDKTIKIWDEEDYALLKVISRDKFFDSHTLSINTGLWVGEDPYLLTAGDDKLIKVWKMTMS
- a CDS encoding GAF domain-containing protein — its product is MAEDLTINKGTKAEQYVNLVPQIKGLITGETNQIANLANIAAALKEQFDFFWVGFYLIEDDQLVLAPFQGPVACTRIQYGRGVCGTAWKENKTIIVPNVDEFPGHIACSSISKSEIVIPIYKNGNIIGILDVDSDELNAFDTIDAQYLTEIVSLLS
- the ruvA gene encoding Holliday junction branch migration protein RuvA is translated as MYAYFNGKLAHKAPTHVVLDVGGIGYYIHISLNTFSLIKDQEQCKLFISFQVREDAHTLYGFATEGEKKLFENLILVSGIGPNTGRMILSSNTPEEIQSAIVNGQVALIQKIKGIGPKTAQRLILELQDKLKKQGVDSLSTIPMAQSIPDEALSALVMLGFNKATAEKVLNTVVQTDPNLTVEGMIKMALKKL